The nucleotide window GTGACAATTAGCGTGTCtcaattattttagggttaaatatgtttttggtccctataaaattgagaacttctaagtttagttcttacttaattttaataggttttttagtccgtacaaaaaaaaaattacttctaattttagtccctgttacaacaaagtttgtttaattatccttaaactcttaaatttttgtacGATTTTTTTCAGACAAGTTTAGAAtactatgaaaggttcattaactaaaatttaaaattttttaacatgaaacgaattaaatatgaattttttaaaacggaaaaagttaaagataaaattaacaaaatttggatgtagaaatcaaattttgcgacaattttttgtagaggaacttttagtaatgtttttAACACgtctgcaaaaaattgttcaaaaactcaagagtttaagcataaattaaacaaatttaaattgaggaaggactaatactgagtgcagaaaaaaaaattagggactaaaagaattattaaaattaagtaaggactaaacttttttttttagagaaagtaaggactaaacttaaaaggtcccaattttacagggaccaaaaacatatttaacccattattttaaggttaaatatgtttttggtccttacaTTTTACGTGAGAAATAGTCACTACATTTTAATAActgtttttaaaatcctaaaataATAAGCCCAAAGAAAAACTTAGAAAATCAATTTAGTGTAGTctatagaaaataaattaaaacaacttttaagcccagagaaagaaaaaaagaaaactcaaaACAACTGGGTCCTTGGGATAGGGGGAGACATAAGTTCCTATAAACTTTGATAaggaaaattataatatatgtgaGATCGAGGATCACCATATAAAAAAGATGAGACATCAAAATATATTGAGTCTCAAAAATTAAGTTGTCCCAATAAAAAATTCTCATGACTAAATGTTTGGTTTTAGTTTTCTCATAGACTAAATTGAatctcacatttttatcatgaACTTAAATGAGTTTCACTTGTGTGTATGGGAATAGAACAGTGAACAGAttattttgagtttgatttgTAGTGGAATATGAGTCCCCATTTAGATTCAGTTTTTCAATCTCCTTCAAGCAGTAGATTAACTTATTTTCCTCTATCTTTTCCCTCGATCATTattagtgttttgttttttgttactttgtttAAGCTTTTTAATATTCTGACTGCTCCGTTTGTTCTTACATTGTTTAGCTTGGGTTGGATATTAAACAAGTCCCACGTAGGAGGGAACAAAGAAAACTAATgtgtttataaataataaagagTTTGATGAGTTTATGAGTATTCATCATAGACAATTGTAAATGTAAAATGATGAATTCCTTTTATCTTAATCatgttttgatatgttttgatcttactaaaaaaataacattattttttcgAATTCCTATTAACCTAATCATTTTTTGATCTTGCtccaaaaataacattattttttccaCACACATGTTACACCACATGTTTTCATCTTAATCCAAAAatagcattattttttttacacatgtattacaaaatgcattaattaaaagaaagggaggtgttaaaaaaataatactttagaatagtgtatatagtattaattgtaaatgtaaaatgatgaataataattaaaagaatagttaaatatgtttttagtcctcaCATTTTCCAcctctttgaagaatagtcctacattttaataaatgtttttaaaatctctaaaataataaaaattattattcaaaatcGCGCAAAATGttgggatcaaaaacatatttaatcctaaaaTAATTGGGATTCACTAACTGCCACACATTCCGtttaaaaattaacaacatGGAACTAATTTTGAAAACGGAGATAAAACgtgagaattttaaaaataaaaacatttaatgaaatgtagggtctattttgtgtaaaatataaataattaaaaacatatttaataaaaaaatataaatcaatcaaataagatagtaataaaagcttaatttcatttttgtctGATTTTCTCCTGTTGGTTCAATTTCAACCCTAGCCTTACTGTTATACTTTCTCATTCTTGTGAAGAGGAATCGATTATAAAGAGAAGCGATTTTGGTGTATTCACGAAATGGGTTTTGAACTTAAAGTGACGATACATTGAAAAAGCGAAGAGATTTCACACTTTCATATTCAGATTCGCTTCATTCTCCTTGCAGGTTTCGTGGATTCAATCATTgtgagttttgtttttgttatttatttgttCCATTAGTGCTTATGAATTCTACTTTGAAATTTCGCAAATAGTTTTAAGGCCTTGTTTGGATGATCACCTTTATTTGCAGCTTATGAAGAATCTGTTTGGTAAGATATACATTTGAGTCAAtgacttatagcttataagtttgTATGATTAAAAAAGACACATTTGGTAACTGTCATTTGTACACGAACTTCTAACTTATTTTCAGGAGTTTATAGCGATCTTTGATAAGCTATTCGAGTAGTTTATAAATGATCACTTgttatctcaattttacccttgcaatctaaattgaaaaaactaaatattaattaaatgtacattttttttatgtcattttatatttataagttaCTTCAACTGCAAATTTTACCAAACATTGCAGATTCAATGAGCTAACTTTTCTGTTATTAGCTATAAACTAGCTTGTAAATCATCTGCTATAAGTTCATCTGCCATAAGTTAACTTATCAGGTATCCACcaattttaccaaacagagccaaaGTCAAATTGTTCATTTAATAAAGCTTAACTTGAAAATTGTGGAACTGAGAGGCCTTGTTTTCATAAGTGCTCTCagacaaaatcacaaatgcttatgctagtagataagcTCGAATAAGTCAATCTAAATAGACCTTAAATCGTGTTGTCTTCACAGTTTTTGATGTTGTGGAGAATGATGCTTAAGTGTGACTCATTTATTATTGTGGTAGTCTAAGAGGGCTTCTCTAGTACATAGTGACTAACTTAGGGTCCGTTTgttatagattaaaaaaaagactttttctttgtatttttcaaaaatattttttttggaaaacttacttaaaaatagtataagttatttcaaacTTACTAACTTAGATATTCAttgtttgagattttaaaagataaaaatcccatatcttttcaaaaagttatctttcaaaaaacaaattatgaaaaactatttgaaatagcttcttattaagagtttttttttttaaatttattatccaCAAAAAGTCGTAGCAAAAGGATGAAATGCTTAAAATGACTTTTTAAGAGAAGATGTTTAAACCAATTTCTCATTAGAAGCTTAAACactataaaaatctatttaaaaaaaaaaaaaaaaaaaagacaaatcttATTTTCTGTTATGAAATTGTTCTTTTCCTTTGCCCCAAATTGTGGTAACTGGTAATGGACATCATTAACCAGCGGTTTGCTTATGTCAtgttaacaaaattttgttttcagttacaattttattttgcatCTTTGATGCCAAGATTCATGCTTTCTACTATTGAACTGTTTGTATTTGTTTAGAGTCTTCACAATCACTATTGATCATGATACTGTTTTGTTTGagcataaattttaattttgatggtttttcactcccccatacttgattGATATgtatatcaaaatcaatgtctTAACAAGTATCAACCATTTTGCTACCAACTGTTTTGtttctattactttttttttttcttcaattttgatgCCCTGATTCATGCTAATGGTTTAATACCACAATTCTTTGCTATCATTATTAACCacaaaatttatttgcataTCTTCAACTTTACATTCATTTTAGATTCTCTCTTGGTGTTAGGGTTTCAGGTTTTCAACATCATTTGTCCGATGGATATCTGTCCGATTAAGAATCAATGTCAGTCCAACCCGCCATTCACGCCGGTGTTGATTCCTGACGAACTCATCGTCGAAATCCTATCGTTCCTTAGCGTGAAAACCATCGCACGATTCAAGTGCGTGAACAAGTCATGGAACACTCTCATCTCCAATCCAACTTTCACCGAAATGCACCTTAAGAAGTCATCACAAAACCCTCACTTCATACTCACATCAACTCGGAATCACCCTGTAAAGCATGTCGTATCCTTACCTGTGCATTGTTTACTCGAGAATGTGTCAGTCACTATTGCCGGTGACACTTGCCACAATTCGAAAGAAGAAAGTTGGCAGGTCGTTGGCTCCTGCAACGGATTGCTCTGTTTGCTTTTCGATTCTATCTTTGGCATACACACAAAGTACTTCTTCTGTTTATGGAATCCTGCAACGAGGACAATGTCTGACGAATTAGGTTTGTTTTTGGACTATGAGTCTTTATTGGGCCCTTTCAAGTTCAGTTTCGGTTGTGATTATTTAACTGGAACATACAAGGTAGTGGCACTTAATACAGAAAGTAATGAAGAGAAAGAGACCGAGACCGAAGGTTTATGGAGAAGCAAGGTGAGGGTTTTCAGTTTGGGTGATTTTTGTTGGAGAGAGATTCAAAGTTTTCCTTTGGTTCCTCTTATCGGGAATGATGGTGTGCATTTGAGTGGAACGGTTAATTGGCTAGCTATTCACGGTGACTATGTTGGACTTTCTGATGGAGAAACAGTTCAAGCTTCAATTCCTCACGTTCAGCAATTTGTGATTGCTTCTCTTGATCTTTCAACAGAGACGTACAACCGGCTTTTGCTTCCAAAGGATTTTAATGAGGTGCCATGCGTTGAGCCATCTCTTCGGGTTCTGATGGATTGTCTTTGCTTTTCGCATGATTTCAAGAGAACCGAATTTGTTATATGGCTGATGAAGGAGTTTGGAGTCCAAGAGTCTTGGACTCAGTTATTTAGATTTGAATATGTTAATCTTCAAATGCAGAACATTCCGATCAAAGACGACTGGGATTTACTTGGATACATGACATGTGATACTCCATTGTTACCTTTGTACCTTTCGAAGAATGGAGATACATTGATCTTGACAAATGATAAAGACAAAAGAGTAATTATCTATAATCGGAGAGATAAGAGAGTAGAGAGAATTGGAATTTCCAACAAAATAAGTTGGTTCTCCGCCATTGATTACATTGAAAGCTTGGTTTCGACTCATTGGAAGTAAGTTCTCTTCTATCATTTTCAATTGTTTGAATCTATGTGTAAATATTTCATATGATAGCTTGGGTTGATTATACTGGAGAATGATTATTTATTGATCATTGTTATCGGTTTGGAAATCTACTGGATTAAATgaatttgttttggtttataTTAAATATAGGCTAGAAGTTGATTctcacaaaagaatttgttcaAAACTCTTGTCTGCATTTTCCAGAAAAAAGTTAAACACAGGTGAAACTCACATTGATCTGGACTTAAAAAACCCTTTATAACACAAAGTTGAAGGTGGGATCCTAGAAAGAGGTTGTTGATGAGCAAATGGGAGACTTATACAGGTTCATTGGACCTGTTGTTCAGTAGATAGAT belongs to Medicago truncatula cultivar Jemalong A17 chromosome 6, MtrunA17r5.0-ANR, whole genome shotgun sequence and includes:
- the LOC25495480 gene encoding F-box/kelch-repeat protein At3g23880, with the protein product MDICPIKNQCQSNPPFTPVLIPDELIVEILSFLSVKTIARFKCVNKSWNTLISNPTFTEMHLKKSSQNPHFILTSTRNHPVKHVVSLPVHCLLENVSVTIAGDTCHNSKEESWQVVGSCNGLLCLLFDSIFGIHTKYFFCLWNPATRTMSDELGLFLDYESLLGPFKFSFGCDYLTGTYKVVALNTESNEEKETETEGLWRSKVRVFSLGDFCWREIQSFPLVPLIGNDGVHLSGTVNWLAIHGDYVGLSDGETVQASIPHVQQFVIASLDLSTETYNRLLLPKDFNEVPCVEPSLRVLMDCLCFSHDFKRTEFVIWLMKEFGVQESWTQLFRFEYVNLQMQNIPIKDDWDLLGYMTCDTPLLPLYLSKNGDTLILTNDKDKRVIIYNRRDKRVERIGISNKISWFSAIDYIESLVSTHWKSGDIEEEGDEEGDEEEEEEAHSL